The following are encoded in a window of Pseudomonadota bacterium genomic DNA:
- a CDS encoding Lrp/AsnC family transcriptional regulator encodes MDATDKKIVTTLQKQGRITNVELARLNDLAPSSMLERVRRLEEKGIIRGYRAVLEPKLLGYHVQALVMVTLDRHQERGIEMFETGVLEVPEVRACHHVTGRYDYILHVAARDIEHLGDLVKHRLGAIGGVEKLETFLALSTVKEDEGYSLAPLNEETAEER; translated from the coding sequence ATGGACGCGACCGATAAGAAGATCGTCACCACGCTCCAGAAACAGGGCCGCATCACCAACGTCGAGCTCGCCCGCCTGAACGACCTCGCGCCGTCGTCCATGCTCGAGCGGGTGAGGAGGCTCGAGGAGAAGGGGATCATCCGCGGGTACCGCGCCGTGCTCGAGCCCAAGCTGCTCGGTTACCACGTCCAGGCGCTCGTCATGGTCACCCTCGACAGGCACCAGGAGCGCGGCATCGAGATGTTCGAGACCGGCGTGCTCGAGGTCCCGGAGGTCCGGGCGTGCCACCACGTCACCGGCCGCTACGACTACATCCTGCACGTCGCCGCGCGCGACATCGAGCACCTCGGCGATCTCGTGAAGCACAGGCTCGGCGCGATAGGCGGCGTCGAGAAGCTCGAAACCTTCCTCGCCCTCAGCACCGTGAAGGAGGACGAGGGCTACTCGCTGGCCCCCCTGAACGAGGAGACCGCTGAAGAGAGGTGA
- a CDS encoding arginine decarboxylase gives MRQKIKLKDQTSLSKWSLEEARELYNIPEWGRGFFDINEKGNMIVLPEKNKQRFLDIKEFVDGLGIRGLDPPVLIRFTDILQKRIEEIQTAFQKAIVDYNYGGKYVGVYPVKVNQARQVVEDIVEFGRPYNFGLEAGTKAELLIVLASNENLDAPTICNGYKDDEYIEMALWGTKLGRKV, from the coding sequence ATGCGCCAGAAGATCAAGCTGAAGGACCAGACCTCGCTGTCCAAGTGGTCCCTGGAGGAAGCCCGCGAGCTGTACAACATCCCGGAGTGGGGGCGGGGGTTCTTCGACATCAACGAGAAGGGCAACATGATAGTCCTTCCGGAGAAGAACAAGCAGCGCTTCCTCGACATCAAGGAGTTCGTGGACGGGCTCGGCATCCGCGGGCTCGATCCGCCCGTGCTCATCCGCTTCACGGACATCCTGCAGAAGCGGATCGAGGAGATCCAGACCGCGTTCCAGAAGGCGATCGTGGACTACAACTACGGCGGCAAGTACGTCGGCGTCTACCCGGTCAAGGTGAACCAGGCCCGCCAGGTCGTCGAGGACATCGTCGAGTTCGGCCGGCCGTACAACTTCGGGCTCGAGGCCGGCACGAAGGCCGAGCTGCTCATCGTCCTCGCCTCGAACGAGAACCTGGACGCGCCGACGATCTGCAACGGCTACAAGGACGACGAGTACATCGAGATGGCGCTGTGGGGCACGAAGCTCGGCCGCAAGGTG
- a CDS encoding PLP-dependent transferase encodes MTTSKGVDRYVALAREAAARRARDVQEVKRCRFDTIAVHGMYTMAESLDFNQGAIIEPIYMCSSQAYRDSDEMEAALAYQIPTWCYSRIANPSLYYFEQVMALLEGYGADIETSCCATSSGMAAIQSATDPFLTVDPARPGQKVNFVATCQVYGGTFQQFSIRKAAERGIELRWVVNSADLGEWESKIDENTRFVYGELPSNPGQAFFDLDAVIALAHARGVPVIVDNTVGTPALMRPLTRGADVVIQSVTKTLTSSGFGIAGAVIARKDIVSSFGSPEMKADFAMYLKTLPNRDLGQNLSPMNAILSLNDIRTLRSKVDMFSRNTMKVARFLEKHPRIDKVSYLGLESHPLHALASRYLFLVDAEHDAAYGKPVNRYGHLMSFEVKGGPAAAREMFDAFRRIWRATDLGRVKSVATIPAISTHSQQGEEGRAIAGIPGNMIRLCVGGEHPDDVCADLEQALGSIGGKIARQVPPEFSVGGASSAIVAK; translated from the coding sequence ATGACGACGTCCAAAGGTGTGGATCGCTACGTCGCGTTGGCCCGTGAAGCCGCGGCGCGCAGGGCGCGCGACGTCCAGGAGGTGAAGCGCTGCAGGTTCGACACGATCGCCGTGCACGGGATGTACACGATGGCGGAGTCGCTGGACTTCAACCAGGGCGCGATCATCGAGCCTATCTACATGTGCTCCTCGCAGGCGTACCGCGACTCGGACGAGATGGAGGCCGCGCTCGCGTACCAGATCCCGACGTGGTGCTACTCGCGGATCGCCAACCCGTCGCTCTACTACTTCGAGCAGGTCATGGCGCTCCTCGAGGGGTACGGCGCCGACATCGAGACCTCGTGCTGCGCGACGTCGTCGGGCATGGCCGCGATCCAGAGCGCCACGGATCCGTTCCTCACGGTCGATCCGGCCCGCCCGGGACAGAAGGTGAACTTCGTCGCCACGTGCCAGGTCTACGGCGGGACGTTCCAGCAGTTCTCCATCCGCAAGGCGGCGGAGCGCGGGATCGAGCTGCGCTGGGTCGTCAACTCCGCCGATCTCGGCGAGTGGGAGTCCAAGATCGACGAGAACACGCGGTTCGTCTACGGCGAGCTGCCGTCGAACCCGGGGCAGGCGTTCTTCGATCTCGACGCGGTGATCGCGCTCGCCCACGCCCGCGGGGTCCCGGTGATCGTCGACAACACGGTCGGCACGCCGGCGCTCATGCGGCCTTTGACACGCGGGGCGGACGTCGTGATCCAGTCCGTGACGAAGACGCTCACCTCTTCCGGGTTCGGCATCGCGGGCGCCGTGATCGCGCGCAAGGACATCGTGAGCAGCTTCGGCAGCCCGGAGATGAAGGCCGACTTCGCGATGTACCTGAAGACGCTGCCGAACCGCGATCTCGGGCAGAACCTGTCGCCCATGAACGCCATCCTCTCCCTGAACGACATCCGCACGCTGCGCTCCAAGGTCGACATGTTCAGCCGCAACACGATGAAGGTGGCGCGGTTCCTGGAGAAGCACCCCCGCATCGACAAGGTGAGCTACCTCGGCCTCGAGAGCCACCCGCTGCACGCGCTCGCGAGCCGCTACCTGTTCCTCGTCGACGCCGAGCACGACGCGGCGTACGGGAAGCCCGTGAACCGGTACGGTCACCTCATGTCGTTCGAGGTGAAGGGCGGCCCCGCGGCGGCGCGCGAGATGTTCGACGCGTTCCGGCGGATCTGGCGCGCCACGGACCTCGGCCGCGTCAAGTCCGTCGCGACCATCCCCGCGATCTCGACGCACTCCCAGCAGGGCGAGGAGGGCCGGGCGATCGCCGGCATCCCCGGGAACATGATCCGCCTGTGCGTCGGCGGCGAGCACCCGGACGACGTGTGCGCGGATCTCGAGCAGGCGCTCGGCTCGATCGGCGGCAAGATCGCGCGGCAGGTCCCGCCGGAGTTCTCGGTCGGCGGCGCGTCGAGCGCCATCGTTGCCAAGTAG
- a CDS encoding cofactor-independent phosphoglycerate mutase codes for MKAVVIIGDGMSDHPVAALGGRTPLMVAVKPHIDAIARNGVSGLFNTVPEGLPNGSDVANLSVLGYDPRACLQGRGVLEAASMGVDLAPDDVAMRCNILTIDGEGRIKNHSAGHISTEEAAEIVRDLDRELGGGRGEKPARFHKGVSYRHLLVLPGGWASPEFDCTPPHDFVGGLEAELLPVPRNDVARATVDRILEIHKRARAILADHPVNVRRRKAGKDPANSMWVWSPGTRPRMETYAKRFGITGAVISAVDLIRGIGVYAGFERIDVEGATGLSDTNYEGKALAALDALERHDFVYVHVEASDEASHSRDLQLKIKCIEMLDERLVRIILDGIKKRGLEVAVAVLPDHPTPVETGAHANDPVPVAIWRPGDKADSVQGYDEEQVKSGSLGLLHGDAFIRRVIGV; via the coding sequence ATGAAGGCGGTCGTCATCATCGGCGACGGCATGTCGGATCATCCGGTCGCCGCGCTCGGCGGCAGGACGCCGCTCATGGTCGCGGTGAAGCCGCACATCGACGCGATCGCGAGGAACGGCGTGAGCGGCCTGTTCAACACCGTACCCGAGGGGCTGCCCAACGGCTCGGACGTGGCCAACCTCTCGGTGCTCGGCTACGATCCGCGCGCCTGCCTGCAGGGCCGCGGCGTGCTCGAGGCCGCGAGCATGGGGGTCGACCTCGCGCCGGACGACGTCGCGATGCGGTGCAACATCCTCACGATTGACGGCGAGGGGAGGATCAAGAACCACTCGGCGGGCCACATCTCCACCGAGGAGGCGGCCGAGATCGTCCGCGATCTCGATCGCGAGCTGGGCGGGGGGCGCGGCGAGAAGCCGGCGCGGTTCCACAAAGGCGTGAGCTACCGCCACCTGCTCGTCCTGCCCGGCGGCTGGGCGTCGCCCGAGTTCGACTGCACGCCGCCCCACGACTTCGTCGGCGGGCTCGAGGCCGAGCTCCTGCCCGTGCCGCGCAACGACGTGGCGCGCGCCACGGTCGATCGGATTCTCGAGATCCACAAGCGGGCGAGGGCGATCCTCGCGGATCACCCGGTGAACGTCCGGCGCCGCAAGGCCGGGAAGGACCCCGCGAACTCCATGTGGGTGTGGTCGCCGGGCACGAGGCCGCGCATGGAGACGTACGCGAAGCGGTTCGGGATCACGGGCGCCGTGATCTCGGCGGTCGATCTCATCCGCGGCATCGGCGTCTACGCCGGCTTCGAGCGGATCGACGTGGAGGGCGCCACAGGGCTCTCGGACACGAACTACGAGGGCAAGGCTTTGGCCGCGCTCGACGCGCTCGAGCGGCACGACTTCGTCTATGTACACGTGGAGGCGAGCGACGAGGCGAGCCACTCGCGCGATCTCCAGCTCAAGATCAAGTGCATCGAGATGCTCGACGAGCGGCTCGTGCGGATCATCCTCGACGGGATCAAGAAGCGCGGGCTCGAGGTCGCCGTCGCCGTGCTGCCCGATCACCCGACGCCGGTGGAGACAGGCGCCCACGCCAACGATCCGGTGCCGGTCGCGATCTGGCGTCCGGGCGACAAGGCCGACTCGGTGCAGGGCTACGACGAGGAGCAGGTGAAGTCCGGCTCCCTCGGCCTCCTCCACGGCGACGCCTTCATCCGCCGCGTGATTGGGGTGTGA
- a CDS encoding DUF308 domain-containing protein, producing MERRSFIRSGVAAGVTAAGLCSLEGCSTSGLFAAGSSRFVEPDVARHLADLRGGAASVEAFSFGTDGNDDLDLIGRQAAGVLSTTQRFRDLPLEVQLHPEIQAYMHRSASDVDDVVWRHTSQIRSTGLLEDPALDAALRSRSNPGLQFLESFDEQAARTGMSAHKRMRLRRIGIESVNRMRHAGAKTALLDVQGKADRMWETAAALGSAAEADRRATILRVGEREYDRRRREVGEIVDHWERAVGYAPELYVAAAPQDPASTEAQLKAAYERGAADAKAQQSLETMKNARYEAGTRVMKTGGWIMGASVIIAGIGGILALVNPIVTLVMSATIGGVMLITGLIVLCVGAGMRHRAANSQV from the coding sequence ATGGAGAGAAGGTCGTTCATCAGGTCGGGCGTCGCGGCCGGCGTCACGGCCGCAGGTCTCTGCTCGCTGGAGGGCTGCTCCACGAGCGGGCTGTTCGCCGCCGGATCGAGCCGTTTCGTCGAGCCCGACGTCGCCCGTCACCTCGCGGATCTCCGCGGCGGCGCCGCGTCCGTCGAAGCGTTCTCCTTCGGGACGGACGGGAACGACGACCTCGATCTCATCGGCCGACAAGCCGCCGGGGTATTGAGCACCACACAGCGTTTTCGCGACCTGCCCCTGGAGGTGCAGCTGCACCCGGAGATCCAGGCGTACATGCACCGCTCCGCGTCCGACGTCGATGACGTCGTCTGGCGCCACACCTCGCAGATCCGGTCCACCGGGCTCCTGGAAGATCCGGCGCTGGACGCCGCGCTCAGGTCGCGCTCGAACCCCGGGCTGCAGTTCCTCGAGTCGTTCGACGAGCAGGCGGCGAGGACCGGAATGTCCGCACACAAGCGCATGCGCCTCAGGCGCATCGGCATCGAGAGCGTCAACCGCATGCGGCACGCGGGCGCGAAGACCGCGCTGCTCGATGTGCAGGGCAAGGCCGATCGGATGTGGGAGACCGCGGCCGCCCTCGGCTCCGCGGCGGAGGCCGATCGCCGCGCGACCATCCTCCGCGTGGGGGAGCGGGAGTACGACAGGCGCCGAAGGGAGGTCGGCGAGATCGTCGACCACTGGGAGAGGGCGGTGGGATACGCGCCCGAGCTCTACGTCGCCGCCGCACCGCAGGACCCCGCGTCCACCGAGGCGCAGCTGAAGGCCGCCTACGAGCGAGGCGCCGCCGACGCCAAGGCGCAGCAATCGCTGGAGACGATGAAGAACGCACGGTACGAGGCCGGCACGCGGGTGATGAAGACCGGCGGGTGGATCATGGGCGCCTCGGTGATCATCGCCGGGATCGGCGGCATCCTGGCCTTGGTCAACCCCATCGTCACGCTCGTCATGAGCGCGACGATAGGCGGCGTCATGCTCATCACCGGCCTCATCGTGCTGTGCGTCGGCGCCGGGATGCGCCACCGTGCCGCCAATTCACAGGTGTGA
- a CDS encoding sulfatase, producing the protein MNIAPNEPNSTPAERSADRLWTAPLLAVPFSILLTGIAGATEIPVRYASFTALLGAVALGVHAAFRLFWAQILFFILASAILAWRPRRRWLRRLRGAATVLLCAAVSLQSYFGLPEGFASGGYPIFAALYGAFALALAAWMTSLDPIAAPALRSVARRRPVSIGMPIAFIAAAAAVHACNRTISPDAYETFHLGACRAAFLALNAGLASVLVRLDAAGLARLPERRAMRIRFVAISLSLAVIPAAVAPWLGSAKPLFRRYTALGRSEAALRADRGIAERSGKRTDVEYPNGVELFAELSNMPDAGDSFPAGVRNVLLISVECLRYRDSSFGDPRSDLTPNLRRFAARPDSFLFERAYSPAPTTLQVFSSIFTMAPLSLSEIELWDHWHGRLRDRAITVAELLREDGYQTFYAGHNYRGRFTEGGKILGLQQGFESLRYAETRGKEPDEDDTDLRVVGEARRALTEARADGRPFFGWVFFVSPHEPYYRRYPEMAGEGDHDLFRQEVRYADERIGELLSYLESTELWDDTIVVVHGDHGEAFGEHGSRSHSDVYTETTHVALAVRAPSARGRTVSGPVSLTYLFPWILGNGPRHARDAAFEAERRLLAPFLVRTGGAVAVEMLRPKGIRTALVTESGELVYDDESRHIEVYDLEEDPAQADDVYSDSDPVSKALVDRLEGYLEARSALGKPLKTHIVKPPKKRKRGS; encoded by the coding sequence ATGAATATCGCTCCGAACGAGCCGAACAGCACCCCGGCCGAGCGGAGCGCCGACCGCCTCTGGACCGCTCCCCTCCTGGCTGTGCCGTTCTCCATCCTGCTGACCGGCATCGCGGGCGCGACGGAGATACCCGTCCGATACGCATCGTTCACGGCGCTGCTCGGAGCCGTCGCCCTCGGGGTTCACGCGGCGTTCCGCCTTTTCTGGGCCCAGATCCTGTTCTTCATCCTGGCGAGCGCGATCCTCGCATGGCGCCCCCGTCGGAGGTGGCTCCGCAGGCTCCGCGGCGCCGCGACGGTCTTGTTGTGCGCCGCCGTATCCCTGCAGTCGTATTTCGGGCTGCCGGAGGGCTTCGCGTCCGGCGGGTACCCGATCTTCGCCGCCCTCTACGGCGCGTTCGCGCTCGCGCTCGCGGCCTGGATGACGAGCCTCGATCCCATCGCCGCGCCTGCGCTCAGGAGCGTCGCGAGGAGGCGCCCTGTCTCGATCGGCATGCCGATTGCGTTCATCGCTGCGGCCGCGGCGGTTCACGCCTGCAACCGGACGATCAGCCCCGACGCCTACGAGACGTTCCACCTGGGCGCGTGCCGAGCGGCGTTCCTCGCGCTCAACGCCGGGCTCGCGTCGGTGCTCGTGCGGCTCGACGCCGCGGGCCTCGCCCGCCTGCCCGAGCGCAGGGCGATGCGGATCCGCTTCGTCGCGATCTCGCTGTCGTTGGCCGTGATCCCCGCCGCCGTCGCGCCGTGGCTCGGCTCGGCGAAGCCTCTCTTCCGGCGCTACACCGCGCTCGGCCGATCCGAGGCCGCGCTTCGGGCCGACCGCGGGATCGCCGAGAGGAGCGGGAAGCGGACGGACGTCGAGTACCCGAACGGCGTCGAGCTCTTCGCCGAGCTGTCCAACATGCCCGATGCGGGGGACAGCTTCCCGGCGGGCGTGCGGAACGTGCTCCTGATCTCGGTCGAGTGCCTGCGGTACCGCGACTCCTCGTTCGGGGATCCCCGCTCGGACCTCACGCCCAACCTCCGGCGCTTCGCCGCCCGCCCGGACTCCTTTCTCTTCGAGCGCGCCTACTCCCCCGCCCCCACGACGCTTCAGGTGTTTTCGAGCATCTTCACGATGGCGCCTTTGTCCCTCAGCGAGATCGAGCTCTGGGATCACTGGCACGGCAGGCTCCGCGACCGGGCGATCACCGTCGCAGAGCTGCTGCGCGAGGACGGGTATCAGACGTTCTACGCCGGGCACAACTACCGCGGGCGCTTCACGGAAGGGGGGAAGATCCTCGGCCTGCAGCAGGGGTTCGAGAGCCTGCGCTACGCGGAGACGAGGGGGAAGGAGCCGGACGAGGACGACACGGACCTGCGCGTCGTCGGCGAGGCCCGCCGCGCCCTCACGGAGGCCCGCGCCGACGGGCGGCCGTTCTTCGGCTGGGTGTTCTTCGTGAGCCCGCACGAGCCGTACTACAGGCGCTACCCCGAGATGGCCGGCGAGGGGGATCACGATCTCTTCAGGCAGGAGGTGCGGTACGCGGACGAGCGGATCGGCGAGCTCCTGTCCTATCTCGAGAGCACGGAGCTCTGGGACGACACGATCGTCGTCGTGCACGGAGATCACGGCGAGGCGTTCGGGGAGCACGGGTCGAGATCCCATTCCGACGTGTACACCGAGACGACCCACGTGGCGCTGGCCGTCCGTGCGCCGTCGGCGAGAGGGCGCACCGTGAGCGGACCGGTCTCGCTGACGTACCTCTTCCCGTGGATCTTGGGCAACGGCCCGAGGCACGCCCGCGACGCGGCGTTCGAGGCCGAGCGGCGTCTCCTCGCTCCGTTCCTGGTGCGCACGGGCGGGGCCGTGGCCGTCGAGATGCTCCGCCCCAAGGGGATCCGGACGGCGCTCGTCACGGAGTCCGGCGAGCTCGTCTACGACGACGAGTCCCGGCACATCGAGGTGTACGATCTGGAGGAGGATCCCGCGCAGGCGGACGACGTGTACTCCGATTCCGATCCCGTCTCGAAGGCGCTCGTCGATCGCCTGGAGGGCTACCTGGAAGCGCGTTCGGCCCTGGGGAAGCCGCTGAAGACCCACATCGTGAAGCCGCCGAAGAAGCGGAAGCGAGGCTCCTAG
- the thrC gene encoding threonine synthase produces MILFESTNGKAPRTDLAGALLGGQAGDKGLYLPVELPRYPARLFARARDLAYPALAAELLWPYCDGVFARDALDAICESAYDYDVPIERVEGRRHVLRLDRGPTASFKDFAARFMGRALGRLVRDRGTELLILTATSGDTGSAVAHAFLGVPGIRVLVLFPRAEVSDRQRKQMTSLGGNVAAIAVDGKFDDCQALVKRAFADPALADLHLSSANSINIGRLLPQSVYYVYAASRLVDLAGGERVVFSVPSGNFGDLLGGVMAFRSGLPVARFAVATNANDEVPRFLASGRYEKIEPSRVCISNAMNVGHPSNLARLVALYGGKMDETGRLLAAPDMGALRRDFYAVSIDDAETRETIRRAHAEHGVLLEPHGAVGWAGLERLCAADPAAASLTAASLETAHPAKFPEEVRAITGVEPEVPPSLEGLDARAEMFGEMQVDYGAFRAHLEKEYRR; encoded by the coding sequence ATGATCCTCTTCGAAAGCACCAACGGAAAGGCGCCGCGGACCGATCTCGCCGGGGCGCTCCTCGGCGGCCAGGCGGGCGACAAGGGGCTCTACCTTCCCGTCGAGCTGCCGCGCTACCCGGCGCGGCTCTTCGCCCGCGCCCGCGATCTCGCGTACCCGGCGCTCGCGGCGGAGCTGCTGTGGCCCTACTGCGACGGGGTGTTCGCGCGGGACGCGCTCGACGCGATCTGCGAGAGCGCCTACGACTACGACGTGCCGATCGAGCGGGTCGAAGGACGACGGCACGTCCTGCGCCTCGATCGCGGGCCCACCGCGTCGTTCAAGGACTTCGCCGCGCGGTTCATGGGCCGCGCGCTCGGCCGCCTCGTGCGCGATCGCGGCACGGAGCTGCTGATCCTCACCGCGACCTCCGGCGACACCGGCTCGGCCGTGGCGCACGCGTTCCTCGGCGTCCCGGGGATCCGCGTCCTCGTGCTGTTCCCGCGCGCCGAGGTCTCGGACCGGCAGCGCAAGCAGATGACGTCGCTCGGCGGCAACGTCGCCGCGATCGCGGTGGACGGCAAGTTCGACGACTGCCAGGCGCTCGTGAAGCGCGCCTTCGCGGACCCCGCGCTCGCCGATCTGCACCTCTCGTCGGCCAACTCCATCAACATCGGGCGCCTCCTGCCCCAGTCCGTGTACTACGTCTACGCGGCGTCGAGGCTCGTGGATCTCGCGGGCGGCGAGCGGGTCGTCTTCTCGGTGCCGTCCGGCAACTTCGGCGATCTCCTGGGCGGCGTGATGGCGTTCCGGAGCGGGCTCCCGGTCGCGCGGTTCGCGGTCGCGACCAACGCCAACGACGAGGTGCCGAGGTTCCTCGCGAGCGGCCGCTACGAGAAGATCGAGCCGTCCCGCGTCTGCATCTCGAACGCGATGAACGTCGGCCACCCGTCGAACCTGGCGCGCCTCGTGGCGCTGTACGGCGGGAAGATGGACGAGACCGGGCGGCTCCTCGCCGCGCCGGACATGGGCGCGCTGCGGCGCGACTTCTACGCGGTCAGCATCGACGACGCCGAGACGCGCGAGACGATCCGCCGCGCCCACGCGGAGCACGGCGTGTTGCTCGAGCCGCACGGCGCGGTCGGCTGGGCCGGCCTCGAGCGCCTGTGCGCCGCCGATCCCGCGGCGGCTTCGCTCACGGCGGCGTCGCTCGAGACCGCGCACCCGGCGAAGTTCCCGGAGGAGGTGCGGGCGATCACGGGCGTCGAGCCCGAGGTGCCGCCGAGCCTCGAGGGGCTCGACGCGCGCGCCGAGATGTTCGGCGAGATGCAGGTCGACTACGGCGCCTTCAGGGCGCACCTCGAGAAGGAGTACCGGCGATGA
- a CDS encoding rubrerythrin: MKSLSLASALVLVFAIGCGGGQPTPPAPAPEPTPEVEATPDAGPAAEATPPPPPAEPSAPALKTPENLEAAYAGETDAIARYKAFAAAADKEKYKDVAALFRAAARAEEIHAQKLADLIAAAGGTPAAGTATPEVKKTALNIKAAIAGESADSDTLYKGFAETAKAEGRTDAESAFKVMMEVEAGNTKLFKRAEKDLAYWKQDEREFWVCPVCGFVMTSRKESCGVCATDPSTFEEIE; the protein is encoded by the coding sequence ATGAAGAGCCTGTCACTCGCGTCCGCCCTCGTCCTCGTTTTCGCGATCGGCTGCGGCGGCGGTCAGCCGACCCCGCCCGCTCCTGCGCCGGAGCCGACTCCGGAAGTCGAGGCCACGCCCGACGCCGGACCGGCCGCCGAGGCGACCCCACCTCCGCCGCCGGCCGAGCCTTCGGCTCCCGCGCTGAAGACGCCCGAGAATCTTGAGGCCGCGTACGCGGGCGAGACCGACGCGATCGCCCGCTACAAGGCGTTCGCCGCGGCCGCCGACAAGGAGAAGTACAAGGACGTCGCCGCGCTGTTCCGCGCCGCGGCCCGCGCCGAGGAGATCCACGCGCAGAAGCTCGCCGACCTGATCGCCGCTGCGGGCGGCACGCCGGCCGCGGGCACCGCGACGCCCGAGGTGAAGAAGACCGCCTTGAACATCAAGGCCGCGATCGCCGGCGAGTCCGCTGACAGCGACACCTTGTACAAGGGTTTCGCAGAGACGGCGAAGGCCGAGGGCAGGACCGACGCCGAGAGCGCGTTCAAGGTGATGATGGAGGTCGAGGCCGGGAACACCAAGCTGTTCAAGAGGGCGGAAAAGGATCTCGCCTATTGGAAGCAGGACGAGCGGGAGTTCTGGGTCTGCCCGGTGTGCGGCTTCGTGATGACCTCGAGGAAGGAGTCCTGCGGCGTGTGCGCGACCGACCCGAGCACGTTCGAGGAGATCGAGTAG